The DNA segment AAATTTACCGGCAATTGTTCCTTCCTGTTAATTGATAATTTGACTTCTTTTATAGACCATGGAGTTGTtcgttaatgtttttttaaaagacgaCAGGTGAAGATGTAGGAACAGGAATAATAAGGGTAATCGAGGTCACTCCGGTGGATGGTCGGGTTTGTTTTGCCGCAGCTACGTTTCTTCGTTATGTTTGGCGAAGGTTGATtgtctaatgtttttttttgtctgtttttcttcttagaaatagaaataacagaaaatcgttatggtaaaattgagaatgtaaatggtAAATGTGTCAAGGAGACAGCAACCTGCCCATaggaaaaacaacagcagaaggtcaccaataggtcttcaatgtagcgagaaattcccgcacccggaggcgtcctttagccGACCCCAGTTCAATGattatgaacgccatactaatttccagattgtacacaagaaactaaaattaaaaaaaatacagactaacaaaggccagaggctccagacttggaacgagcgcaaaaatgcggcggggtcaaacatgtttatgagatctcaaccctccccctatacctctagccaatgtagaaaagtaaatgcataacaatacgcacatttaaaattcaattcaagagaagtcctaGTCTGAGGTCAGGAgatgtaaacaaaatgacaataatacataaataacaacagactactagcagttaaatGACATGCCCGCTCCGgatttcaattaaactgattgaaagattatgatttcatcatatgaatatcaggcacaatccttcccgttaggggtttagtttcataccatcataacatatatgagaagaacataacccgtgtcatgccaacaacttgtttttgaataaatgtgtttagtttagatgcaaagaccctataagtgaatcaatataaaCGCCAACATAAGCAATCTTTAATGATCTGACAACattatcgtaactatatcccttcttgataagtctatttaaaggttttgttaatttctgaggTGAAAAcggacatttttgtgctttaggAAGAATATTTCCGTAAAAAATTGGaagtgaaatacctgaacgtataagaagtctgcatgttgagctatatttactaATGATGTTCTTAtatcgatgataaaatttagtaaatgttttgactagtttgtgatctcgaaaaccctggtgtaataatttttcagtaaatttttctcgttaaaatctaaaacattgttacatacacgagcgaaacgtacaagttgagatatataaacaccgtaagatggtgacaatgGAACGTCACCATCTTAAAATGGATAAtaaacgataggaaatgaaaaatcatctcttttatcctaaattttagtattaagctttccgttagtgatatagatatcaagatcgaggaaagggcagtggtcattgttagtattagctttgtTTTAAGTAAGTTCAACAAgataaatttcttttgtttacatactgaagtcgtcattattgagagccaaaatatcatccaaatatctcaaagtattattaaatttgtttatgagatgttgttttgatgggtctttgctgatttttgtcatgaattgtaactcatagcgatacaaaaacaggtcctgcataagtggtgcacagttagtccccattggaattccgataacctaTAATATATGGAATCTCAAAAGCGatcaaaaatgttatcttaggctagtaaaaattcaagggcatatatagtatcaaagcaagtcgaattgacatagtttttgttttgtttattgctattgaaaaatgacctaaaagagtttgaatatatatattcacattctgactttttaaatgcccaatTAATTAGgttggtgatttttttcttaatgagaatgtgaggcaatgtggtatacagggtagaaacatcaaaattttgaaaagatgTTACAATTCTTGTATATAAGTTACTTAAAAGTGTTTATATGTATAGATGTTTTTCGTATTTTGTTTCAGATGTTTCTTATCCAGTGTGTAATGGCATACAAGGATAGGTGCCCTCAGTTTGTTGAGCGATATCTACTTGTTAATTATTCGCTTACGCGTGGTAAATGTTCAGAGGAAAACCCATTTCATTGTTTACTGAAGGATAATACTGAGACTTTAATACACAGTTATTACAAGAACTGCAAGTCGTGGGACTGGGTTTCTAAAGGTATGCACGTCGTATTGATAACTaaagaagaaaataacaaattttaaaggaaaaattagtattttttttcatcaaaatatgatttttgtgtgtgtgtgattTAATAAGATTCCAATAAGAAGAGAACCAGTACGTAAAATTAGTGTTCGTTAGCACAATcgattattttgatattttttattgagaTTTTGGCTGTTATCTCTTTAATTCcattattaatttaaaagtactgttaacagaaaaaaaatatactatcaTTACAAAATCTATCGAAATGCGAACACGACCAAAACAATTTGATGACTCTTTGTTCATGTTGTCGAGAGATGGCCTTTAAACGACGATTTTAACTAGTTTTCTTTGTATGCCTATTATCTTAAATTCAGTGAAAGACTGTTTCGGGcttcaaaacaaaatctgtAAGAATGCAGAAAGCCGAAAGTTTGGATGAAACATCATAAGAGttactgaaatttttttttaatgactttttatTAACTATAATAGATGCAAGGAAACTATAAAAAACCCACTTGATCTCCAagcaaaatgtacaaaaattcaaacatgGCTAAAACCATTGGATAGAATTTGTTACAAACAGGAAGTTGTGATTAGAGAAcgaaatattgtattgtattgatgTAACTTGTCGTCTTTTGTTCTGTTAATTTTAACACATAATTTATACAAACAAGCCAAGTTTGTAATCTGTTGTCTCCTATTGTTATTCTTTTCTGTAGTCtcctatttgtttttgtaagtgtaatgttttatatttattgagtCTCATAAAGTGAAATATTGTTTCTGTACTTTTAGTATGATGTTGTATAATTTGTATAGTTGTTGGAGTGAGTGGTTGCCAATACTTCTTGTCTTTGCCTCTAGTGTCAGTGATCAAAACATTTCAGGTCACCAGTGGCAGGCTTACTAAATTTTTAGAGACATACATTTATTTACCTTTCCCAAAGATCAAGGCATCAATAAGCAAGCCTTCCATTGATAAGATGAAATGTTTAATGATCACATCAACTTATATTTTAACAGGTGTAACTTTTGAGGTAAcaattttttcttctgtttgtaTTAATGAGCAAGTCTTGACTCTACACTTACTCAAAGTAAAACTCTCATAATAGAAAATCTCAATTAAAGTCCAGATCTAATCCTTGTAATTGAGCAAATACCAGCTCCGAAACACAATACCAAATGTAACATAAGGGATATCTGTGTGTAAACCAAAACATGGTCTTAGCAAATCATACTGGCTTAAAGCAGAAAGATATATTAGaatgaataataattttattataaaaaacaattaatcaatCTGGTTTTGGCCTTAGGGAAACACTCAGcatacaaaacaattttgagTTCCTGCCTGAGCAAGTCAGCTTGCAACCTCCAGTGTGAGGAAGAACCTGCCTGCCCGACAATACGCCAGCCGGGGAATGTGAAGCGAGGGTTCTCCACTTAGGTGATGAGACTAGACGTCTCATCTGCAGCCGGTGTGTGCAAGGTCTGCATGGGGATAGCCCATGTACTTGTGAAGTAGCAGGGGTCTATCAAACTGGCGCtggaataaatttgataaaatttttcCCCGAAATGCTTGGGGATGaatgaaatttaagaaataaccAGTGATAAAATTCCATCAAGGTCCAAAAACTCAGATGGAACAGCTGAGTGCCCCCAAGGATTTAGGATTAAGATTTTTTCACCTTCAATAAAGTCAtgagaaagaaaagaaaaaaaaatatatataaaaaataacaatggaaaaatctatatacatgaATGTGTAGATCTGCATTCTAAAAACATTATTatgttcatgttaatatttttctAACAATTCTTGTGCATATTTAATTGAAGTAGATGACACTCTTATATACCTGCAGTAACTATCAGAGGACCAGCGTCCTAGTGTTTTGACCAAATGGTCTTCAATATGTGCTTTACCTGCAGTAGTGGCAGCTCCTATGCGTAGGCTATGACCATTTTAGTGATCAGGATTGAAGCCACATATACTAAGTACTTGTTTTATacaattaatgaaataatttctttcTAATGCCAAAGCATTTTGTGAGATAAAAAGTGGATCAGATGGGAGACCTTGTTTAAGACTCTCTCTAACTTGTAAATATTTGACTAAGATTTTAAAAggacaaatttgattttttactttatGGAGTTGAATATCTACACCTTTCCTGAAAGGGTCTGTTTTAGActgtttcaatttcaaaattataatatctTTATGCAAAATAATATCTccaatacataaattaacagaTGGGTCAAATTGGTTGGCTTTCAAGACAGTAAATTCTCCACATCTCATAAAGCCATAAAAACCTACAGTACATACTGCTTCTAGcattaaatcaataaaaggggTAAACACACCTTGTCTTAGACGAAATATAATTTTCTCTAAAATATCGAAAGTAATAGGTAATCTTTTCttgttatttggtttttgaagttttttgacAGAGTTCAAAATGTAGGAGAGTCTATCTAAGGGTGTGTTGTAGTCAGATTCTAAGGGAtccttacaattattttttaaatatttgtatcttattccacataaatacaattttatggTAGAATACTGTAGTTTCAAAAAATGGAAACAATATGcagtaaaataaatcaaaatgtcttCTGAAATAGGTGGTAggtaattaaatttaaaattgttcagCAACATAAATCtctcaaaatgtttaaatccaGTTTCATATGCACTTCTTGTTTTGCTTGCAATAGCAATATCCCAAAGTTGATGAACTATTTTGTTCAGGACCACATTACTTCTGAACTGGGTGGGCACTGATGAGGTTGAAGTGCTGCATTTGGAGCCAGCCTGCGGAAACGGTCCATCTGAAATCGAGACAAAGCGTcacttatttcattttcatatccTGGTACATGTTTTGCACTGAAATGAAAGTTATATTTACAGGCACACCATGTTAATTGTCGCATTAAACTCATGATCTCTGTAAGCATTTAGAGCGACCTTTTTTCACTATTGCAACTGTTGCCTCATTGTCACACCAGAAAAGAATACGTTTTTTAAACCACTTGGAACCCCATAGAATAGCTGCCACTACAATAGGATACAGTTCCAGGAAAGccattgaatattttttctcatCTGGTAATTCCAAATTTCCTGACCATGAAGAAGAAAACCATTCTCCTTTATGATAACCACCGAAGCCTTTAGTTGATGATGCATCTGTAAAGAGTTCCATGTCGAAGCTTGAAATGTAATCtttattgtaaaacatatttactCCATTCCAATTGCTAAGAAAACGCAACCAAAAGTATAAATCTGTTCGGCACTCCTTAGTTAGGTGAACATAATGGTGCAGATCATTGACGGTACAGGACAGATTAATAAGATATGAAACAAAGGTTCGACCAGGAAGAATCACCCTTGAAGCAAAATTTAGATGACCTAAAAGCTGTAAAAGTTCCCTTTTAGTGCATTTTCTTTTCCTATAAATTTTTGAGATGAACTCACAAATACGTTCAACTTTATTAGTTGGTAGTCGAGCTTCCATTTTTTCAGTGTCCAGTATAATACCCAGATACTCCAAACATTTGACAGGACCTATAGTTTTGTGACTAGCTACTGGTATGttaagctttttaaaaatcatCATCATAATTGCCATTGTTCTTTCTCCATCTGCTGATGGTGAATCGATGGTCAAAAAGTCATCAAGCAAATGTAATATGTTtagaattttgtaattttgtgttGCTATGTGGCAAATAGCTTGGGACACATGATCAAAAATTTTTGGGCTGGAACGACAACCAAAGGTTaatctaacaaaaaaataatacatctCACACCATTTTATACAGAAAAATGGCCACTGGCTTGGAAAGATAGGACAAATTTTGAATGCGTCTGAAATATCGAATTTACAAAGCCAGGAGTTCCTTCCTAGACGCAAAATTATATCAATGGCATCATCTATCTTGACATAGGACAttgaacaattatttttatcaatcaaatCATTTATGCTTGAATGTTCATCATCATTGTGAGGGGAGGATAAATCTAATATTAAACGTTTTTTGTTTGAGTATTTCCCCTCTGCTATCCCTATGGGACTAACCCTATAATTCTGAAAGGGGAGGTTGTTAAAAGGCCCATACATGTATCCTCTCTCTACCTCAACTGATATTAAGGCACTTGTAATTTCTGGTTGTGACCTTGCTGAAAAACTATTTCTGCATTCTTTAGTAGGTAAATTTACTTCTGATATCATAGTATCAAAACCCTTTCGTAGACcattacataaatattttacaaatgatttgTCAGGATAACTTAATAGTTCAATTTCGAGCTTATCCACATTAATTGGGGAAGTAGCTTCCTTTGGAAAGTCCTCTAATActagtcattttttaaaatgtttcccACTAGTCTGAGATGAAATAGGTAAAAGGGGTTTCGCAAGTGAATTCTGCTCTCCACCTTTGTTTGAGACTCTGCAATTTGGTAGGGAGTGGTTAGATAGGTTACACTTAGAACAGACATGCCTATAGGAACAGTTGATCCTTGTGCACCCCCTGGCAGTGTTGAAATTGTTGCAAACCTCTTCCCCCTTGAAATATACACGTGTTCTGCCATTTTTGTCTAACTTATCGGACGAAGGACCTGAATCAATGGAAGCTTCAAACTGCCttgaatttttgttaaaatgtgaCTGGTAATTCCCAGAAGTTTGTAGTGAACAGAAAGCTGTGGTATGATCTGCCATATTACagattttacaaatgtttatgCTAGCCCCAGCTGtaactaaatttaaaatatcacgATCCCTTTTACTCCAAtcaatttttacaaacttttctCTTAACAAAGTTGCAGCTTTTGCAGAGACCATTTTATGGTAATCATAAAACTTATCTCCAAAAAAGTTGCATATATCAATGATGTCGTCTTGATATGCGTCCAATTCGGCACGCCTATCTAGGAAAACAGTTGTCATAACCcttttaaattttccaaaagCCCTAATAAATTCCTGCAAAGACAACTTTCTGTTCAAACGTGGATCAGGCTTTCCTGAAACATTTAATTCTATACCATTAgccaaaatattatttgtttgggGGCATTCATATTTTGGTATTAACAGAGATGCCAAGTTAATATCCTTACCCTCAATGATCTGTTTTTGAAGAATAGGAGAAATGATATCCACATTTGAAAAAGAATCTGAGCGCACTCCTTGAAATCCATGTTGAGTAGATGAGTCTCGGGCATCTAACTGCTGTACGGTTGGAGACGGATAAATCAAATGCTGTTGTAATCCTGTTTGAAATATGGGAATATTCGGAACTTGATCCATGTGATTAGTTGGAGAACTTTGAGCTTTATACCATTGCTGAAGGTTGAATCCACTGCTGTCAGTATTAGTCCCTTTGTTTAAATTCTGGTTAAAATGATTCAAACTTTGTTGAAAGCCACTGAAACAATGTGCCAGCATGGTAGACATTGTAGCCATACTGTTGAAATTAGAGTTCTGCATTGGAATGTCATTGGTAATTCCACCTGTATTACTGCTTGTTACTTGATGGTTTACACTCATTGTGTCCTGTTCTGCCAAGGAAGTATTGGGAACAGGAATATTGTTTATGTCCAAAGAGGCTAAGGGTTGTACATTGGTCCCACTGTCTGTTACAGCTACTTCAGGTTCTGTACTCAACGGATTGGATGTATCATTGTCAGAAATAGTCCTGTTTTGTTGAATTTGTGATGTAGTAATCCCACTTGTGTTAGAATTTTCGATATATAGTTGTTTTAATACCGATTTGGGTAAAGAACTTGGAGTTTTTATGCCTTTTTTGTCCAATTCTTCTCGAAATTTTTGTGAAGTCCAGTTGGATGGATTGTTCAAATCCCATTGTCTATCAGAAATAGCTGAATTTGCATATGGAGTAACTCTATTCCTTCTTGTGCGAACACCCTTTCCTCTGCCAGACATTATGTCACGAGTGAAT comes from the Mytilus trossulus isolate FHL-02 chromosome 3, PNRI_Mtr1.1.1.hap1, whole genome shotgun sequence genome and includes:
- the LOC134709631 gene encoding uncharacterized protein LOC134709631 — encoded protein: MSGRGKGVRTRRNRVTPYANSAISDRQWDLNNPSNWTSQKFREELDKKGIKTPSSLPKSVLKQLYIENSNTSGITTSQIQQNRTISDNDTSNPLSTEPEVAVTDSGTNVQPLASLDINNIPVPNTSLAEQDTMSVNHQVTSSNTGGITNDIPMQNSNFNSMATMSTMLAHCFSGFQQSLNHFNQNLNKGTNTDSSGFNLQQWYKAQSSPTNHMDQVPNIPIFQTGLQQHLIYPSPTVQQLDARDSSTQHGFQGVRSDSFSNVDIISPILQKQIIEDGPFPQAGSKCSTSTSSVPTQFRSNVVLNKIVHQLWDIAIASKTRSAYETGFKHFERFMLLNNFKFNYLPPISEDILIYFTAYCFHFLKLQYSTIKLYLCGIRYKYLKNNCKDPLESDYNTPLDRLSYILNSVKKLQKPNNKKRLPITFDILEKIIFRLRQGVFTPFIDLMLEAVCTVGFYGFMRCGEFTVLKANQFDPSVNLCIGDIILHKDIIILKLKQSKTDPFRKGVDIQLHKVKNQICPFKILVKYLQVRESLKQGLPSDPLFISQNALALERNYFINCIKQVLSICGFNPDH